The following proteins are co-located in the Vigna angularis cultivar LongXiaoDou No.4 chromosome 2, ASM1680809v1, whole genome shotgun sequence genome:
- the LOC108329675 gene encoding phosphoglucan, water dikinase, chloroplastic, translated as MISLAVLLFLKRQSQVPLLVSGKVNLFLSCDPTSMETMKHKKWDTSGLHGLPLKFVQVDQNARNWWRKLDILRDIIAEGLQGEDRLEALLYSAIYLKWINTGQISCFEDGGHHRPNRHAKISRLIFRELEQHTTRKDISPHVIYY; from the exons ATGATCAGCTTGGCAGTTCTTCTGTTTCTGAAGAGGCAGAGCCAAGTCCCTTTGTTGGTCAGTGGCAAGGTAAATTTGTTTCTTTCATGCGATCCAACGAGCATGGAAACCATGAAACACAAGAAATGGGACACTTCAGGTCTTCATGGCTTGCCTCTCAAATTTGTTCAAGTTGACCAAAATGCCAGGAATTGGTGGAGAAAG CTTGATATCTTACGTGATATTATAGCTGAAGGTCTGCAAGGGGAAGATCGGTTGGAGGCTCTCTTGTACTCAGCTATCTATCTCAAG TGGATAAACACGGGGCAAATATCTTGTTTTGAAGATGGAGGTCACCACCGCCCCAATAGGCATGCTAAGATTTCAAGGCTTATATTTCGTGAACTAGAGCAACACACTACTCGGAAGGATATATCTCCACATGTGATCTATTATTAG